In one window of Verrucomicrobiota bacterium DNA:
- a CDS encoding NADH-quinone oxidoreductase subunit J translates to MSPADFAFYLLAGLTLLCGFLVVANPFSRSPVTSAMFLVLTIICLAGLFVLLHAFFLAAVQILVYAGAVMVLFLFVIMLLDLKEEDRRKFNRFGVGAGLASVAGLAGVLVLSVLKGRAAPGGINPSLEGSTSALGRVLFTEFVLPFEVVSLVLLVAMVGVILLSKKDLQ, encoded by the coding sequence ATGAGCCCCGCCGATTTCGCATTCTATCTGCTCGCCGGCCTGACCCTGCTCTGCGGGTTTCTGGTCGTGGCCAATCCCTTCAGCCGAAGCCCGGTGACCAGCGCGATGTTTCTCGTGCTGACCATCATCTGCCTGGCCGGACTTTTCGTGCTCTTGCACGCGTTCTTCCTCGCCGCCGTCCAGATCCTCGTTTACGCGGGTGCCGTCATGGTGCTCTTCCTCTTCGTCATTATGCTGCTCGACTTGAAGGAAGAGGACCGGCGGAAATTCAACCGGTTTGGAGTCGGCGCGGGCCTGGCCTCCGTGGCCGGATTGGCCGGGGTCCTGGTGCTGTCCGTTTTGAAAGGACGCGCCGCCCCGGGCGGGATCAACCCCTCGCTTGAAGGGAGCACGTCGGCGCTGGGCCGCGTCTTGTTCACGGAGTTTGTGCTGCCCTTCGAGGTCGTGTCCCTGGTGTTGCTGGTGGCCATGGTCGGCGTGATTCTCCTAAGCAAAAAGGATCTCCAATAA
- a CDS encoding NAD(P)H-dependent oxidoreductase subunit E — protein sequence MRPMNVTAPSAATGHADFQMPAPMEAELDAVIARYPQKRSASLMLLHAVQERFGFISRGAVEWIARKLDLQPINIYELVTFYPMFRQEPLGKTHIKVCRTLSCALAGSEALRGHFCKQLGLDPEKHHPQTTPDGKFTVEFVECLADCGNAPVVLLNEELLPKVTTAMGEAILAKQR from the coding sequence ATGCGACCGATGAACGTGACTGCACCCTCAGCCGCAACCGGCCACGCGGACTTCCAAATGCCCGCCCCGATGGAAGCGGAGCTGGACGCCGTGATCGCGCGTTACCCCCAGAAGCGCAGCGCCTCGCTCATGTTGTTGCACGCGGTGCAGGAGCGTTTCGGCTTCATCTCGCGCGGCGCCGTCGAGTGGATCGCCCGCAAACTCGATCTTCAGCCCATCAACATCTATGAGCTCGTCACGTTTTACCCGATGTTCCGGCAGGAGCCTCTCGGCAAAACCCACATCAAAGTTTGCCGAACCTTGAGTTGTGCCCTGGCCGGCAGCGAGGCTCTGCGGGGCCATTTCTGCAAGCAATTAGGGCTCGATCCCGAGAAGCATCACCCGCAAACCACCCCCGACGGCAAGTTCACGGTTGAGTTTGTCGAATGCCTCGCGGATTGCGGCAATGCCCCAGTGGTGTTGTTGAACGAGGAGTTGTTGCCCAAAGTAACCACGGCCATGGGAGAGGCCATTCTCGCCAAGCAACGTTAG
- the nuoF gene encoding NADH-quinone oxidoreductase subunit NuoF, producing the protein MPSEFRLILKHVDQPGYTPDLECYLRHGGYESLRKALSLPVKELSDGKKMSPQEQVRDEVLKSGLRGRGGAGFSAGLKWSFVDRKSGKPIYLICNADESEPGTFKDRQIIHKDPHQLLEGMILSCWANDVKLAYLYIRGEMPQGARLLDAALNEARARNFLGKNILGTGYDLEIHVHRGAGAYICGEETGLIESLEGKRAYPRIKPPYFPAVLGLYQCPTIVNNVETLCHVKHIVAMGGAQYAKLGTPNNTGTRIVSLSGDVQRPGYYEVEVGKATLGELILDPSFGGGLRGGHRLKAIIPGGSSSKVLKAGEKFKLKRKDADGQMNTVEVDLLDLPYDFDSLQQAGTMSGSSAIIVIDDTRDIVECLANLAEFYAHESCGQCTPCREGSLWMSKALHRLTHGHGRKADADYLLGIAQNIQGRTICAFGEACAWPVLSFVKKFKDEFETKGAADEARP; encoded by the coding sequence ATGCCGAGCGAATTTCGCCTCATCCTCAAGCATGTCGATCAGCCGGGCTACACTCCGGACCTCGAATGCTACCTTCGCCACGGCGGCTACGAATCGCTTCGGAAAGCTCTTTCGCTCCCCGTTAAAGAACTCTCTGACGGCAAGAAAATGTCCCCGCAAGAACAAGTGCGGGATGAAGTCCTCAAGTCCGGCTTGCGCGGACGCGGCGGCGCCGGCTTCAGCGCGGGTTTGAAATGGAGCTTTGTCGATCGCAAGAGCGGCAAGCCCATTTACCTCATTTGCAACGCCGACGAATCCGAGCCCGGCACGTTCAAAGACCGCCAGATCATTCACAAAGATCCCCACCAACTCCTGGAGGGCATGATTCTTTCCTGCTGGGCGAATGACGTCAAACTCGCCTACCTCTACATTCGCGGAGAAATGCCCCAAGGCGCCCGTTTGCTCGACGCCGCGCTGAACGAGGCTCGCGCCCGGAATTTTCTCGGGAAAAACATCCTCGGAACAGGCTACGACCTCGAAATCCACGTCCATCGTGGCGCGGGTGCCTATATCTGCGGCGAAGAAACAGGCCTCATCGAATCGCTCGAGGGCAAGCGCGCTTACCCTCGCATCAAGCCACCCTATTTCCCCGCCGTCCTCGGACTTTATCAATGTCCGACCATCGTGAACAACGTGGAGACACTCTGCCACGTGAAACACATCGTGGCGATGGGCGGAGCCCAATACGCCAAACTCGGCACGCCCAACAACACCGGCACCCGCATCGTCAGCCTGAGCGGCGACGTTCAGCGACCCGGTTACTATGAGGTCGAAGTCGGCAAAGCCACCCTCGGCGAATTGATCCTCGACCCCTCCTTCGGCGGCGGCCTCCGGGGAGGCCACCGTCTCAAGGCGATCATCCCGGGCGGCTCCTCCTCCAAAGTCCTCAAGGCGGGCGAGAAATTCAAACTCAAGCGCAAGGACGCCGACGGGCAGATGAACACGGTCGAAGTGGACCTGCTCGATCTGCCCTATGATTTCGACTCGCTGCAGCAGGCGGGCACCATGTCGGGCTCCAGCGCGATCATCGTCATCGACGACACTCGCGACATCGTGGAATGCCTCGCCAATCTGGCCGAATTCTACGCTCATGAAAGCTGCGGACAATGCACCCCCTGCCGCGAAGGCTCCCTCTGGATGAGCAAGGCCCTCCATCGCCTCACCCACGGGCACGGGCGCAAGGCCGACGCCGATTACCTGCTCGGCATCGCGCAGAACATTCAAGGCCGGACGATCTGCGCTTTCGGCGAAGCTTGCGCCTGGCCAGTCCTGAGTTTCGTCAAGAAATTCAAAGACGAATTTGAAACCAAAGGCGCCGCAGACGAAGCCAGACCCTGA
- a CDS encoding dihydroneopterin aldolase, which translates to MDRILIEDLELIARVGVPDTERARPQKLRLCVELELPLEPAAASDDLARTIDYGKLSRRLVGFAAEGEWKLIETLAERLARVVLEEFNPAAVTLTLKKYILPNARWVAVQIRRER; encoded by the coding sequence ATGGACCGCATCCTGATCGAAGATCTCGAACTGATCGCCCGTGTGGGCGTTCCGGATACTGAACGGGCGCGTCCGCAGAAACTGCGGCTCTGCGTTGAACTGGAGCTTCCTCTGGAACCCGCCGCCGCCTCGGATGACCTGGCGAGGACCATCGATTACGGCAAACTTTCCCGGCGTCTCGTGGGATTTGCCGCGGAGGGAGAATGGAAGCTGATTGAAACGCTGGCGGAACGATTGGCGCGGGTGGTTCTGGAGGAGTTCAACCCCGCGGCGGTCACGCTGACCTTGAAGAAATACATCCTGCCCAACGCACGCTGGGTTGCTGTTCAGATTCGGCGCGAGCGATGA
- a CDS encoding NADH-quinone oxidoreductase subunit B yields MQTTTEIGYNSKVEGDVVVTRVDAALNWFLKNSLWPMPMGLACCAIELMASGASRFDISRFGSEVMRFSPRQSDVMIVSGTVTYKMALAVRRIYEQMAEPKWVIAMGACASTGGMYRSYAVLQGVDNIVPVDVYVAGCPPRPEALFDALLRLQKKVSTQPLLSRLKEPGPELVGSLGKIA; encoded by the coding sequence ATGCAGACGACGACCGAAATCGGTTATAATTCCAAGGTGGAGGGTGACGTCGTCGTCACCCGAGTGGACGCGGCCCTCAACTGGTTCCTCAAGAACTCCCTCTGGCCCATGCCCATGGGCTTGGCTTGCTGCGCCATCGAACTCATGGCCTCTGGCGCGAGCCGCTTCGATATCTCCCGATTCGGCTCCGAAGTCATGCGCTTCAGCCCGCGGCAGTCGGATGTCATGATCGTTTCCGGCACTGTCACCTATAAGATGGCCCTGGCTGTGCGCCGCATTTACGAGCAAATGGCCGAGCCCAAATGGGTCATCGCCATGGGCGCCTGCGCCTCCACGGGTGGCATGTATCGCAGTTACGCCGTCCTGCAAGGGGTGGACAACATTGTGCCCGTCGATGTGTATGTGGCCGGTTGCCCGCCGCGTCCGGAGGCTCTCTTCGACGCGCTGTTGCGTCTGCAAAAGAAGGTCTCCACTCAGCCCCTCCTATCCCGCCTCAAAGAACCCGGACCGGAGCTCGTCGGGAGCCTGGGCAAGATTGCCTGA
- a CDS encoding NADH-quinone oxidoreductase subunit C, with amino-acid sequence MPTTPETLAAALREKFGILIGDPVLFRGEASVQVTDPNRIVEVADYAKNQLALNYLVDISSLDHYGEDPRWTVVYELRGLEHKASIRLRTSVSEEKSELPSVTGIWRTANWHEREIYDMMGIRFSGHPDLRRILMWDGYPYFPLRKDFPLAGKPSELPDIAFTRPAPLEGGPFVTVAGGRDTVAREPRARNPE; translated from the coding sequence ATGCCTACCACTCCAGAAACGCTCGCTGCCGCGCTTCGCGAAAAATTCGGAATCCTCATCGGGGATCCGGTGCTCTTCCGCGGCGAGGCTTCGGTTCAAGTGACGGACCCGAACCGCATTGTCGAAGTGGCCGATTACGCCAAGAACCAACTCGCGCTCAATTATCTCGTCGATATCAGCTCGCTCGATCACTACGGGGAAGACCCGCGCTGGACGGTGGTCTATGAACTGCGGGGATTGGAGCACAAAGCCTCGATTCGTCTGCGCACGTCGGTTTCCGAGGAGAAGTCCGAGCTGCCCTCGGTCACCGGAATCTGGCGCACCGCCAACTGGCACGAGCGCGAAATCTACGACATGATGGGCATCCGCTTCAGCGGGCATCCGGATTTGCGACGCATTTTGATGTGGGATGGATATCCTTACTTCCCTCTGCGCAAGGATTTTCCGCTCGCGGGCAAGCCCAGTGAGTTGCCGGATATCGCCTTCACTCGTCCCGCGCCCCTGGAAGGAGGTCCGTTCGTCACGGTGGCTGGAGGCCGCGACACGGTCGCCCGCGAACCTCGCGCCCGAAACCCCGAGTAA
- a CDS encoding 2Fe-2S iron-sulfur cluster binding domain-containing protein, which yields MSAAPAETKPATAAPPPPDKIRIKVDGRELDVPKTMPDWQGKPQPTTMLQACQLAGVEVPHYCYHPKLPVAGNCRMCLVEFGTPMMGPDRKPVLNEDGSPRIAKSVLPYEPQTPRGAIACATPISPGMEIYPGSAATRQMREGVLESLLINHPLDCPICDQAGECKLQEYSVQHGQAASRFVETKVHKPKAVDLGPRIILDDERCVLCTRCIRFTKDIAGHDVLGIVNRGSYNSIAAYPGTSFDHNYTLNTVDLCPVGALTSKDFRFQMRVWFLKETKSVCATCGTGCNITIGSREGKIHRLEPRENDAVNACWMCDQGRLNYHWIGRADRLGEVLIRGRRSTWNVALREIADALRRSPHGSTAVIASARLSTEELFLLKQLARHYGAVTDSVPRTGEGDRLLVSPDRNPNSNGARITGISFTEAGIEIPNMIAGIEQGRVQNLIVIGENPLQLGFTPEHLARLKLFVISDVLPQSGLPHAQYVLPGCAPAEKRGTFINTKGRLQRFWKAVEPRGNARPEWEFLSEWLSLATGQKAAANMEELFHGMARELKPLQGVTWGRLGDAGVPVEI from the coding sequence ATGTCCGCCGCCCCCGCCGAAACCAAACCCGCGACCGCCGCTCCCCCGCCGCCGGACAAGATCCGCATCAAGGTGGATGGCCGCGAGCTGGACGTGCCGAAGACAATGCCCGACTGGCAGGGCAAGCCCCAGCCGACCACCATGCTCCAAGCCTGCCAGCTTGCGGGAGTCGAGGTGCCGCACTACTGCTATCATCCCAAGCTCCCCGTCGCGGGCAATTGCCGCATGTGCCTCGTCGAGTTTGGCACCCCGATGATGGGACCGGATCGCAAGCCGGTGCTCAACGAGGACGGCTCGCCAAGGATCGCGAAATCCGTTCTGCCGTACGAACCGCAGACGCCCCGTGGCGCCATCGCCTGCGCCACCCCCATCTCCCCGGGCATGGAGATTTACCCCGGCTCCGCCGCGACCCGGCAAATGCGCGAAGGGGTGCTCGAATCACTCCTGATCAATCATCCGCTGGACTGCCCCATCTGCGACCAGGCGGGAGAGTGCAAACTCCAGGAGTATTCCGTTCAACACGGCCAGGCCGCCAGCCGCTTCGTCGAAACCAAGGTTCACAAACCCAAAGCCGTCGATCTCGGCCCCCGCATCATCCTCGACGACGAGCGCTGCGTGCTCTGCACCCGTTGCATCCGGTTCACGAAGGACATCGCCGGACACGACGTTCTCGGCATCGTCAACCGCGGCAGCTACAATTCCATCGCCGCCTACCCGGGCACGTCCTTCGATCACAATTACACGCTCAACACGGTGGATCTCTGTCCCGTGGGCGCTCTGACCTCGAAGGATTTTCGATTTCAAATGCGCGTGTGGTTTCTCAAGGAAACCAAGAGCGTGTGCGCCACGTGCGGAACCGGATGCAACATCACCATCGGCTCGCGCGAGGGGAAAATCCACCGGCTCGAACCGCGGGAGAATGACGCCGTGAACGCCTGCTGGATGTGCGACCAGGGCCGGCTGAATTACCACTGGATCGGGCGGGCCGACCGCCTGGGCGAGGTGTTGATCCGAGGACGCCGCTCGACTTGGAACGTGGCGCTGCGCGAGATCGCGGACGCCCTGCGCCGGTCCCCTCACGGGAGCACCGCTGTCATCGCCAGCGCCCGGTTATCCACCGAGGAACTCTTCCTCCTCAAACAATTGGCGCGCCATTACGGCGCCGTCACGGATTCCGTTCCGCGGACCGGGGAGGGCGACCGCCTCCTGGTGAGCCCGGACCGCAATCCCAACTCGAACGGGGCGCGGATCACCGGCATCAGTTTCACCGAAGCCGGCATCGAGATCCCGAACATGATCGCCGGGATCGAGCAGGGCCGGGTTCAAAACCTGATCGTAATTGGAGAGAACCCGCTCCAGCTGGGCTTCACTCCGGAACATCTCGCGCGCCTCAAACTTTTCGTCATTTCCGACGTCCTGCCGCAAAGCGGCCTGCCCCACGCGCAGTATGTCCTGCCCGGATGCGCGCCCGCGGAAAAACGCGGCACGTTCATCAACACCAAAGGACGGCTGCAACGATTTTGGAAGGCCGTCGAGCCGAGGGGGAACGCCCGGCCGGAATGGGAGTTCTTGTCCGAATGGCTGTCGCTGGCCACCGGCCAAAAGGCGGCCGCCAACATGGAGGAACTCTTCCATGGAATGGCCCGGGAACTGAAACCGTTGCAGGGCGTGACCTGGGGCCGGCTGGGCGATGCCGGTGTGCCAGTCGAAATTTGA
- the nuoH gene encoding NADH-quinone oxidoreductase subunit NuoH: MQQLTETQQWLLFSAVKIAVVFGVVMFFVAYAVLVERKVSAFIQDRVGPNRTVPPFIDAIPVLGRFLKRLGIFQPMADGLKFLLKEDFTPDYVRKVYFWLAPAITAIPAFLTLAVIPFGSQLGRQPMVIADLNVGILYTFGIVSLGVYGIVLAGWASNSKYPFLGGIRSSAQLISYEIAMGMSVVPVFMLVGDLNLSKVIAYQSGSAFDWMLFKQPIAFAIFMVAAFAETNRLPFDLPESETELVGGYHTEYSSMKFALFFLGEYANMIASSAMMVTLFLGGWTPLWGGTPASTIWGGLVHIGWFLAKMIALMVVFIWVRWMLPRFRYDQLMDLGWRVFIPMALVNILITAVVLFIRH; encoded by the coding sequence ATGCAACAACTGACCGAGACTCAGCAGTGGCTGCTGTTCAGCGCCGTGAAAATCGCGGTCGTGTTCGGCGTGGTCATGTTCTTCGTGGCCTATGCCGTGCTGGTGGAACGCAAGGTCTCGGCCTTCATCCAAGACCGCGTGGGACCCAATCGCACCGTCCCTCCTTTCATTGACGCCATTCCTGTGCTCGGGAGATTCCTCAAGAGGCTGGGCATTTTCCAGCCCATGGCGGACGGCCTCAAATTCCTGCTCAAGGAGGATTTCACGCCGGATTACGTGCGGAAGGTCTATTTTTGGCTGGCGCCGGCCATCACGGCCATCCCCGCGTTTCTAACGCTGGCCGTGATTCCCTTCGGTTCCCAATTGGGCCGCCAGCCCATGGTGATCGCCGATCTCAACGTGGGCATTCTCTACACGTTCGGCATCGTTTCGCTCGGAGTTTATGGCATCGTGCTCGCCGGTTGGGCCAGCAACTCGAAATATCCGTTCCTGGGCGGCATCCGCTCCAGCGCCCAACTCATCTCCTACGAGATCGCCATGGGCATGTCTGTCGTTCCCGTCTTCATGTTGGTGGGAGATCTCAACCTGAGCAAAGTCATCGCTTATCAATCCGGCAGCGCCTTCGATTGGATGCTTTTCAAGCAGCCGATTGCTTTTGCCATTTTCATGGTCGCCGCGTTTGCGGAAACCAACCGGTTGCCCTTCGACTTGCCTGAATCGGAAACTGAACTCGTCGGGGGCTATCACACCGAGTACAGCTCGATGAAATTCGCCCTGTTTTTCCTCGGCGAATACGCCAACATGATCGCCTCCTCGGCCATGATGGTCACCCTGTTCCTCGGCGGCTGGACTCCGCTCTGGGGCGGCACGCCGGCCTCCACGATTTGGGGAGGCCTGGTCCACATCGGCTGGTTTCTCGCGAAAATGATCGCGCTGATGGTGGTGTTCATCTGGGTGCGCTGGATGCTCCCTCGCTTCCGTTACGATCAACTGATGGACCTCGGCTGGCGCGTCTTTATTCCCATGGCTTTGGTCAACATCCTCATCACGGCGGTTGTCCTTTTCATCAGGCATTGA
- the nuoK gene encoding NADH-quinone oxidoreductase subunit NuoK — translation MKVGLEHYLVVSGLLFCLGVLGVILRRNLLVLYMSLELMLNAANLALVAFSRFNDHLNGQVMVFFIITVAAAEVAVGLALIVALYRKRQSAHVEDLASLKL, via the coding sequence ATGAAGGTCGGTCTCGAACATTATCTGGTCGTCAGCGGGCTGCTCTTTTGCCTGGGCGTTCTGGGCGTCATTCTGCGCCGCAATCTCCTGGTGCTCTACATGTCCCTCGAACTGATGCTCAATGCCGCCAATCTGGCTCTGGTGGCGTTCTCGCGGTTCAACGATCATTTGAACGGCCAAGTCATGGTTTTCTTCATCATCACGGTGGCCGCCGCTGAAGTCGCCGTCGGCCTCGCCCTGATCGTGGCCCTCTACCGCAAACGCCAGTCGGCGCACGTGGAGGACTTGGCATCCCTGAAACTCTGA
- a CDS encoding NADH-quinone oxidoreductase subunit I: MIVPRQKLTFWERLYLPALWGGLRITANHFFRTAVQGKAVTMEYPEQRWVVPPGYRGAPYLVKDQDGHTKCVSCQLCEFVCPPKAIRIVPPGPEGQAADRPNAEKMPREFEINMLRCIFCGFCQEVCPEEAIFLMKDYSFTAESREELLYNKEKLLALGGVHQDTIQKWKQKQVEADAQETFPVARS; this comes from the coding sequence ATGATCGTCCCTCGTCAAAAGCTCACCTTCTGGGAACGCCTGTATCTCCCCGCGCTCTGGGGCGGTTTGCGGATCACGGCGAATCATTTCTTTCGCACGGCCGTGCAGGGGAAAGCCGTGACCATGGAGTACCCCGAGCAGCGCTGGGTGGTTCCCCCCGGCTACCGGGGCGCGCCTTATCTTGTCAAGGACCAGGACGGCCATACCAAGTGCGTCTCCTGCCAGCTTTGCGAGTTCGTCTGCCCGCCCAAGGCGATTCGCATCGTCCCGCCCGGTCCGGAAGGCCAGGCGGCCGACCGCCCGAACGCCGAAAAAATGCCGCGCGAGTTCGAGATCAACATGTTGCGCTGCATCTTCTGCGGTTTTTGCCAGGAAGTGTGCCCGGAGGAAGCCATCTTCTTGATGAAGGATTATTCGTTCACCGCCGAATCGCGCGAGGAACTGCTCTACAACAAGGAAAAACTGCTGGCGCTCGGCGGTGTTCACCAGGACACCATCCAGAAATGGAAGCAAAAGCAGGTCGAAGCGGACGCCCAGGAAACATTCCCCGTGGCCCGGTCCTGA
- the nuoD gene encoding NADH dehydrogenase (quinone) subunit D, with amino-acid sequence MASTQTLEIRDAAARASKPSPSGEEELIDVQGEKMVLNMGPSHPSTHGVLRLVLELDGEIVTQAMPDIGYLHRGDEKIAENMTYTQFIPYTDRLDYLAPLANNVAYALAVEKLMGIDKQLTPRCQHIRVICCELARVSAHLLGIGCFAMDVGALTVFMHTFTEREKIYNLAEAISGARLTNSYTRIGGLMRDLPPGWTDQCRQFLKEVVVCIDEVERLLTRNRIWVDRTRDIGVISKEMAIDFGLSGPNLRGSGVDYDVRKAHPYLLYDQLDFEVPVGSVGDCYDRYLVRMEEMRQSVRILHQCLDRLPGGPDNAGKEPINIPDGKTVLPDKAKVLTRMEELIHQFILVTQGLNAPPGEIYFGAENPKGELGFYIHSKGGGTPYRLKIRSPSFVNLSILPALLPGHMVSDTVSILGSIDFVMGECDR; translated from the coding sequence ATGGCCAGCACACAAACCCTGGAAATTCGCGACGCCGCCGCTCGCGCTTCCAAGCCCTCCCCGTCGGGTGAGGAGGAACTCATCGACGTGCAAGGCGAGAAGATGGTGCTGAACATGGGTCCATCCCATCCCTCCACGCACGGGGTGCTCCGATTGGTCCTCGAGTTGGATGGCGAGATCGTCACCCAAGCCATGCCCGACATCGGCTACCTCCATCGGGGGGACGAAAAAATCGCGGAGAACATGACCTACACCCAGTTCATCCCTTACACGGATCGACTGGACTACCTTGCCCCTCTGGCGAACAACGTCGCCTACGCTCTGGCCGTCGAGAAACTCATGGGCATCGACAAGCAACTGACTCCGCGCTGCCAGCATATCCGGGTGATTTGCTGCGAACTGGCCCGGGTCTCGGCGCACTTGCTGGGCATCGGTTGTTTCGCGATGGACGTGGGCGCGCTGACGGTGTTCATGCACACGTTCACCGAGCGCGAGAAGATCTATAATTTAGCCGAAGCGATCTCCGGCGCGCGGCTCACCAACAGTTACACCCGCATCGGCGGGCTCATGCGAGATCTTCCACCGGGCTGGACCGATCAATGCCGCCAGTTCTTGAAAGAAGTCGTGGTCTGTATCGACGAGGTGGAGCGGCTCCTGACCCGGAACCGCATCTGGGTGGATCGGACCCGTGACATCGGCGTGATTTCGAAAGAGATGGCCATCGACTTCGGCTTGAGCGGTCCAAACTTGCGCGGGAGCGGAGTCGATTACGACGTGCGCAAAGCGCATCCTTATCTGCTCTACGACCAGCTCGATTTCGAAGTGCCGGTGGGCTCGGTGGGAGATTGCTACGACCGTTACCTGGTTCGCATGGAGGAAATGAGGCAAAGCGTCCGGATCCTTCACCAATGCCTGGACCGCCTTCCCGGCGGACCTGACAACGCCGGAAAGGAACCCATCAATATTCCCGACGGCAAGACCGTCCTGCCCGATAAGGCCAAAGTCCTGACGCGGATGGAGGAGTTGATCCATCAGTTCATCCTGGTCACCCAGGGCCTGAACGCGCCGCCCGGTGAGATCTATTTCGGCGCCGAGAATCCGAAAGGTGAATTGGGTTTTTACATTCATAGCAAGGGTGGAGGCACTCCCTACCGTTTGAAGATCCGTTCCCCTTCGTTTGTCAATTTGAGCATCCTGCCCGCGCTTCTGCCCGGGCACATGGTGAGCGACACGGTGAGCATCCTGGGTTCGATCGACTTCGTGATGGGGGAATGCGACCGATGA